In one Verrucomicrobiales bacterium genomic region, the following are encoded:
- a CDS encoding leucyl aminopeptidase, with protein MNALRITTTAKPSSKHDQVCFHTKDSRSLPAVSKLEFNGARNTTCLLREGSRRVLHIGLGPSSALSANTIRQAAGQGVKALSKLGAEGICLDLRGFESHAQAATEGAVLATYRFEDFKAPDARRKTRVQVLELWVGLSERLRAEKASRMGWELADATNLTRSIGNQPPNILTPRKLADRASSLAKSLGLRCRVWDEKALRREGFGGILAVGQGSANPPRLICIEGPGNSAKVPTVVVVGKAITFDTGGISIKPADRMEDMKWDKMGGCAVLGIVQAVRQLKLPIRLIGLIASAENMPSDRAYRPSDLVTTWDGKVIEVINTDAEGRVVLADALAYGRETYRPDLMIDLATLTGACVVALGGKRAGLFTDDELTRERLIAVGEETGDRVWPLPMGEEYDDQIRSDAGLVKNTGGREGGACTAASFLKHWAGSTKWVHLDIAGPAMGGRDVPHLEKGATGFGVRLVTQYLMRYASEL; from the coding sequence ATGAACGCACTGCGCATCACCACCACCGCGAAGCCAAGCTCCAAACACGATCAGGTCTGCTTTCATACCAAAGACTCGCGGAGCCTGCCAGCGGTCTCCAAACTGGAGTTCAATGGCGCTCGAAACACCACCTGCCTACTTCGAGAAGGCTCTCGGCGTGTGCTCCATATCGGGCTGGGGCCCTCCTCGGCGCTGTCGGCGAATACGATCCGTCAGGCGGCCGGGCAGGGGGTTAAAGCCTTGTCCAAACTCGGAGCAGAGGGGATCTGTCTAGATTTGCGAGGGTTTGAGTCCCACGCCCAGGCCGCGACCGAAGGAGCGGTTCTGGCCACCTACCGGTTCGAGGATTTCAAGGCCCCGGACGCGCGCCGTAAGACACGCGTCCAAGTGCTGGAACTCTGGGTGGGACTCAGCGAGCGCTTGAGAGCGGAGAAGGCAAGTCGAATGGGGTGGGAACTGGCGGATGCCACCAATCTCACGCGCAGCATTGGGAACCAGCCCCCGAACATTTTGACCCCACGGAAGCTGGCCGATCGAGCCAGCAGCCTCGCCAAGTCCTTGGGCCTCCGCTGCCGGGTTTGGGATGAGAAGGCGCTCAGGCGTGAGGGATTTGGGGGGATTCTGGCGGTCGGACAAGGCTCGGCGAACCCTCCCCGGCTGATTTGCATCGAAGGCCCGGGCAACTCGGCCAAGGTTCCAACCGTGGTGGTGGTGGGCAAGGCGATCACGTTCGACACGGGGGGCATTTCCATCAAGCCGGCGGACCGGATGGAGGACATGAAGTGGGACAAGATGGGCGGCTGCGCTGTGCTGGGGATCGTTCAGGCAGTTCGTCAGCTGAAGCTACCGATCCGGCTCATCGGGCTGATTGCGAGCGCCGAGAACATGCCGAGTGACCGGGCGTATCGCCCCAGCGATCTGGTCACCACCTGGGATGGAAAGGTGATCGAAGTCATCAACACCGATGCGGAGGGTCGCGTGGTCCTGGCCGATGCTCTGGCTTACGGCCGCGAAACCTATCGCCCTGACCTGATGATTGACTTGGCCACGCTCACTGGAGCCTGCGTCGTGGCCTTGGGCGGAAAGCGCGCGGGGCTATTTACCGATGACGAACTGACTCGAGAGCGTTTGATCGCCGTCGGGGAGGAGACCGGTGACCGGGTCTGGCCATTGCCCATGGGCGAGGAATATGACGATCAAATCCGCAGCGACGCGGGCTTGGTCAAGAACACGGGCGGCCGAGAGGGTGGCGCGTGCACCGCGGCCAGCTTTCTGAAGCACTGGGCGGGGAGCACCAAATGGGTTCATCTGGACATCGCTGGGCCAGCAATGGGCGGCCGTGATGTGCCGCATCTGGAGAAAGGCGCAACCGGGTTCGGAGTGCGTTTGGTAACACAGTATCTGATGCGCTACGCCTCCGAGTTGTAA
- a CDS encoding aminotransferase class V-fold PLP-dependent enzyme, with translation MTIAELLSNEELRRDEFPVVRNEIFLGHAAVCPLPKRVSEAVARFASGCTQGDQEMVLSPTYIAETRQLAAQLIGAGADEIALVGPTSIGLSLIASGLRFRKGDNILIYQEDYPSNVYPWLALAEKGVQVRMMNIRELGKIRFIDVIGQVDENTRLVALASCHFVSGWRLEVEAVGKWLRERHIPFCVDAIQTLGAFPLSASWMDAMAADAHKWLLGPCAAGIMYVRREFQEQIRPTVYGWHNVKSPNFLTADTIEFRKDARRYEAGSANLLGLVGLRASLELILELGVDAIASELLRKRAILIPALQAKGYTVLQPLAAMANASGIVSFHRPGSDMSELHAQLSAKRITTSLRGDRAGNRYVRVSPHFYNTDAEIQQFLDAV, from the coding sequence ATGACAATTGCTGAATTGCTCTCGAATGAGGAGCTCAGACGTGACGAATTTCCGGTGGTGCGCAACGAGATTTTCCTCGGGCACGCCGCTGTCTGCCCGTTGCCGAAGCGGGTTTCCGAGGCCGTCGCGCGCTTCGCATCCGGTTGCACCCAGGGCGATCAGGAGATGGTGCTCTCGCCCACGTATATTGCCGAGACTCGCCAGTTGGCGGCCCAGTTGATCGGTGCTGGTGCCGACGAGATCGCCCTGGTGGGGCCCACCTCGATTGGACTGAGTCTGATCGCCTCTGGGCTTAGGTTTAGAAAGGGAGACAATATCCTGATCTATCAGGAGGATTATCCGTCGAACGTCTATCCTTGGCTCGCGTTGGCTGAGAAGGGCGTGCAGGTGCGCATGATGAACATTCGTGAGCTGGGTAAAATTCGATTCATCGATGTGATCGGGCAGGTGGACGAGAATACCCGTTTGGTGGCCCTGGCATCCTGCCATTTTGTGAGCGGCTGGCGCCTCGAAGTGGAGGCCGTCGGCAAATGGCTTCGCGAGCGGCACATCCCTTTTTGTGTGGATGCGATTCAAACCCTGGGCGCGTTTCCGCTGTCCGCTTCCTGGATGGACGCCATGGCGGCCGATGCCCACAAATGGCTGCTGGGGCCTTGCGCGGCGGGGATCATGTACGTGCGACGGGAATTTCAGGAGCAGATTCGTCCCACGGTGTATGGGTGGCACAATGTGAAGTCTCCGAATTTTCTGACGGCGGACACCATCGAGTTTCGCAAGGACGCCCGTCGCTACGAGGCGGGGAGTGCCAATCTCCTGGGACTCGTGGGGCTGCGCGCTTCCCTGGAACTGATCCTGGAACTCGGAGTGGACGCGATCGCGTCGGAACTGCTGCGCAAACGAGCGATCTTGATTCCGGCGTTGCAGGCTAAAGGCTACACGGTCCTTCAGCCGCTAGCGGCCATGGCCAACGCGAGCGGGATCGTCAGTTTTCATCGCCCGGGAAGCGACATGTCCGAACTGCATGCACAGCTGTCCGCCAAACGAATCACGACGTCCCTGCGCGGGGATCGCGCAGGAAACCGTTACGTCCGCGTCTCGCCTCATTTCTACAACACCGACGCCGAGATTCAGCAATTCCTGGATGCTGTCTGA
- a CDS encoding MASE1 domain-containing protein, giving the protein MEQYNQEGFQSRWFQGGINMEQSARYVGIRWSGLTVLCLMAAGLSGQALQSSWGGGLAWRPEAGVLAGLLLMAEPRWALWIMGAALPCGFLLQQLAVPTSPAWVTVLSVLIRVATAGLGVRCFRRNASVPARFDRLRELYCLILFLSVGAAGLGALAETFLTVRGAGLISYWMQCWGREALGYLTLTPAVVCAAGLLEQGANRWNWRKVGLTWVLLLLTGGSAWFAFRASAPDALRSFPLAYLPLPALVWAALRFGPGGAASTSILLAAVMFLSLPRVGALGPSRSADVARQVAWVQLYLLISSGMALLLAVTIREREKAVAALEESQRRSRALAENLRQTEHDVQKTEDLYRRAIAAANAVPYLRDYRTDRFVFMGDGIRELTGYPAAEMTVELWSTLTLESLMRGETAGLSYEEAVRRTRAGEFRHWQSDSLIVTREEEHRWISDSSVEILDKEGVPIGSIGILMDVTERKKAEDAVRRINVGLEGRIAERTAELELAIRDLEAFTYSVSHDLRAPLRAIEGFSRILQEDHGSTLTPEALGLLARVRFAAVKMDLLISNLLSFSRLNRQPMSRHQTDVNTLVREAFQELRLEQQGRTVRIEHHDLPSCHGDPDLLRQVWLNLISNSLKYTRKREIAEIQVGFVEENQETVYFVRDNGAGFDMAYSDKLFGVFQRLHHAEDYEGIGVGLAVAQRIIRRHGGRMWARSAVNEGATFSFTVPSRLPNSSLGARSTSQISTDNEPSSHPA; this is encoded by the coding sequence ATGGAACAATACAACCAGGAAGGATTCCAGAGCCGCTGGTTTCAAGGAGGAATTAACATGGAACAGAGCGCGAGGTATGTAGGCATCAGGTGGAGTGGCTTGACGGTGCTATGCCTGATGGCAGCGGGTCTCTCGGGTCAGGCGCTTCAATCTTCTTGGGGTGGCGGCTTAGCCTGGCGTCCGGAAGCAGGCGTCTTGGCGGGACTTCTCCTCATGGCTGAACCGCGCTGGGCGCTCTGGATCATGGGAGCGGCCTTGCCCTGTGGATTCCTCCTGCAGCAACTCGCGGTCCCCACTTCGCCTGCCTGGGTGACCGTCTTGAGTGTGCTCATTCGGGTGGCTACGGCTGGTTTGGGCGTTCGCTGCTTCCGTCGAAACGCCAGCGTCCCGGCTCGATTTGACCGGCTGCGCGAACTGTACTGCCTGATCCTGTTTCTGAGCGTCGGAGCCGCAGGTTTGGGAGCGCTGGCCGAGACTTTCTTGACCGTACGCGGGGCGGGTTTGATCTCCTATTGGATGCAGTGCTGGGGGCGCGAGGCGCTGGGCTATCTCACACTGACCCCGGCTGTGGTGTGTGCAGCAGGCCTTTTGGAACAGGGAGCAAATCGTTGGAATTGGAGAAAAGTCGGTCTGACGTGGGTGCTGCTGCTGCTCACCGGCGGGTCTGCCTGGTTTGCCTTTCGCGCCTCCGCTCCCGATGCGCTGCGGTCGTTCCCGCTGGCCTATCTCCCGCTTCCTGCGTTGGTTTGGGCGGCGCTGCGCTTCGGACCCGGCGGGGCAGCCTCGACCTCGATCCTCCTCGCTGCGGTGATGTTCCTCAGTTTGCCTCGCGTGGGGGCTCTTGGTCCTTCGCGTTCGGCGGATGTGGCCCGACAGGTGGCCTGGGTCCAATTATACCTGCTGATCAGCTCGGGAATGGCATTGTTGCTGGCAGTGACCATTCGAGAACGAGAAAAAGCCGTGGCGGCGTTAGAGGAGAGCCAACGGCGGAGTCGCGCGCTAGCGGAGAACCTGCGTCAGACCGAGCATGATGTTCAGAAAACCGAGGATCTCTACCGGCGGGCGATCGCGGCGGCCAATGCCGTTCCTTATCTCCGCGACTACCGCACCGACCGCTTCGTGTTCATGGGGGACGGCATTCGTGAACTCACGGGCTACCCGGCGGCGGAAATGACAGTTGAGCTGTGGAGCACTCTGACGCTCGAGAGCCTAATGCGCGGGGAAACGGCCGGGCTCAGCTACGAGGAGGCCGTTCGACGCACTCGCGCGGGGGAGTTTCGACATTGGCAGAGTGACAGCCTCATCGTCACGCGCGAGGAGGAGCACCGCTGGATCTCCGATTCTTCGGTGGAGATTCTGGATAAGGAGGGGGTGCCCATAGGCTCGATCGGTATCCTGATGGACGTGACCGAACGCAAAAAGGCGGAGGATGCCGTCCGTCGGATCAACGTGGGTCTCGAGGGCCGGATCGCCGAACGGACGGCGGAACTGGAACTCGCGATCCGAGATCTGGAGGCGTTTACCTATTCAGTCAGCCATGATCTGCGCGCTCCGCTGCGAGCAATCGAGGGTTTTTCGAGAATCTTGCAGGAGGATCACGGATCCACCCTCACACCAGAGGCACTTGGCCTGCTTGCGCGTGTGCGGTTTGCGGCGGTGAAGATGGATTTGCTGATCAGTAACCTGCTCAGCTTTTCCCGTCTCAACCGCCAGCCTATGTCGAGACATCAGACCGACGTCAACACACTGGTGCGAGAGGCTTTCCAGGAGCTGAGGCTGGAGCAACAGGGACGCACTGTGCGCATCGAGCACCACGATCTACCCTCCTGTCATGGCGACCCGGACCTGCTCCGACAAGTCTGGCTCAACCTCATTTCCAATTCGTTGAAATACACCCGCAAGCGGGAGATCGCCGAGATTCAGGTTGGATTCGTGGAGGAAAACCAGGAGACCGTCTACTTCGTGCGGGACAATGGCGCCGGCTTCGACATGGCCTACTCGGACAAGCTATTTGGCGTCTTTCAGCGACTCCACCATGCGGAGGACTACGAAGGAATTGGGGTTGGCCTGGCGGTCGCACAACGCATCATTCGCCGGCATGGGGGGCGGATGTGGGCCCGCTCCGCGGTCAATGAAGGCGCCACCTTTTCCTTCACGGTGCCGTCTCGGCTTCCGAACAGTTCCCTCGGAGCCCGATCGACGTCTCAGATCTCAACCGACAACGAACCCTCCAGCCATCCAGCCTGA
- a CDS encoding ABC transporter substrate-binding protein, whose translation MWCHCTRAARVVGLDWAVGFRWLIVIFQLVAWPLTSPAAPPVQVIRIGHFPNITHAQALIARAMAREAKPWFEPRLGEGVQLEWYAYNAGPSAMEALLSRSIDLSYVGVSPTLNAYARTAGKEVRVVAGACSGGAALVVHPESGIRSAADLRGKQLGTPQLGNTQDIAARSWLISQGLKVTLTGGDLLVVPSGNADLFALFKKHELDAVWTVEPWVSRLVHEAQGRVLFEEASLWKATSGRYCTTHLVSSVRFLNEQAQLLTRFLEAHLDLTLWISQNPKEAKRLLNDELKAETKRGIAPEIMDAAWPRLEFTVDPIKPSLHKAVQDMHEVGFYRKASDFSRIYALTPMNEILRKRNQTPIPE comes from the coding sequence ATGTGGTGCCATTGTACTCGTGCGGCTAGAGTGGTGGGCCTGGATTGGGCCGTTGGTTTTCGCTGGCTGATAGTTATATTTCAGCTCGTCGCGTGGCCTCTGACTTCGCCGGCCGCACCGCCGGTTCAGGTGATCCGCATTGGCCATTTTCCCAACATCACCCACGCGCAGGCGCTGATCGCCCGCGCCATGGCTCGAGAGGCAAAGCCGTGGTTCGAACCGCGTTTGGGCGAGGGCGTCCAGCTCGAATGGTATGCCTACAATGCGGGTCCGAGCGCCATGGAGGCCTTGTTGAGCCGGTCGATCGATCTTAGTTATGTTGGCGTGTCACCGACATTGAACGCTTACGCCCGCACGGCTGGCAAAGAGGTTCGCGTGGTGGCCGGAGCCTGCAGCGGAGGCGCCGCGCTCGTCGTCCACCCCGAAAGCGGCATTCGCTCCGCAGCCGATCTGCGAGGGAAGCAACTGGGCACGCCGCAGCTGGGGAACACCCAGGACATCGCCGCTCGGAGCTGGCTTATCTCCCAGGGGCTTAAGGTCACCTTGACTGGTGGCGATCTGCTCGTGGTTCCCAGCGGCAACGCAGACCTGTTTGCCCTGTTCAAGAAGCACGAGTTGGACGCCGTCTGGACTGTCGAGCCGTGGGTATCCCGCCTGGTGCATGAGGCCCAAGGACGAGTGCTTTTTGAGGAGGCCAGCCTGTGGAAAGCGACCTCCGGTCGTTACTGCACCACCCACCTGGTCAGCAGCGTGAGGTTTCTGAATGAGCAAGCCCAACTGCTCACCAGGTTTCTCGAGGCCCATCTCGATCTCACCCTGTGGATCTCGCAGAACCCGAAGGAGGCCAAACGGCTGCTGAACGATGAGTTGAAGGCGGAAACCAAGCGCGGCATTGCACCGGAGATCATGGACGCCGCCTGGCCACGGCTGGAGTTTACGGTTGATCCGATCAAACCCTCGCTTCACAAAGCCGTGCAGGACATGCATGAGGTGGGCTTCTACCGCAAAGCCTCCGACTTCTCTCGCATTTACGCTTTGACCCCCATGAACGAGATCCTGCGGAAACGCAACCAGACACCCATCCCTGAATGA
- a CDS encoding ABC transporter ATP-binding protein, whose protein sequence is MSVPNELINAPPEKLVIDKVSKSFRTERGSVKALDEITLNIREGEFVCLVGPSGCGKSTLLNIIAGLEMPDEGQVLADGKVITGPGSERMMMFQESALFPWLDVLGNVLFGLKLKPSLSASERKDVARFYLNLVGLDKFTHANVHELSGGMKQRVALARALAPNPRLLLMDEPFAALDAMTREQLYGDIQDIWTKRNKTIIFVTHNVREAVCLGDRVILFSPHPGRVQEQFEIKLPRPRDINSVDLASHATLIMKALKRHIRPLHEHQEHVHE, encoded by the coding sequence ATGAGCGTCCCCAACGAACTCATTAATGCGCCGCCCGAGAAGCTGGTGATCGACAAGGTCAGCAAAAGCTTCCGTACCGAGCGCGGTTCGGTCAAAGCCCTCGACGAGATCACTCTCAACATTCGCGAGGGCGAGTTTGTCTGCTTGGTGGGCCCCAGCGGATGCGGAAAATCCACACTCCTGAACATCATAGCGGGGCTCGAAATGCCCGACGAAGGACAAGTTCTCGCCGATGGCAAAGTCATCACCGGCCCCGGAAGCGAGCGGATGATGATGTTCCAGGAATCGGCCCTTTTTCCCTGGCTGGACGTGTTGGGCAACGTGCTGTTCGGGTTGAAACTCAAGCCCAGCCTCAGCGCCAGCGAGCGTAAAGATGTAGCCCGGTTCTATCTCAACCTCGTCGGCCTCGACAAGTTCACCCACGCCAATGTTCACGAGCTCTCCGGAGGCATGAAGCAACGCGTCGCCCTCGCACGCGCCCTGGCACCCAACCCTCGGCTGTTGCTGATGGACGAACCGTTCGCCGCCCTGGACGCCATGACTCGTGAACAGTTGTATGGCGACATCCAGGACATCTGGACCAAACGCAATAAAACCATCATCTTCGTGACTCACAATGTGCGCGAAGCGGTGTGCCTCGGAGACCGAGTCATCCTGTTCTCCCCGCATCCTGGACGTGTGCAGGAGCAATTCGAGATCAAGCTGCCCCGGCCACGCGATATCAACAGCGTCGATCTGGCGAGCCACGCGACGCTGATCATGAAGGCGCTGAAGCGCCACATCCGCCCGCTTCACGAGCATCAGGAGCACGTCCACGAATGA
- a CDS encoding ABC transporter permease, translating into MKRIVLSTVIFLAITGIVEALVRTRVWDSPLFPAPSEVLSYLVHATANGELFEGSWVTMKRLLLGYFVSLVVGLPLGLLNARFRFLQDTLGVIALGLQTLPSVCWAPLAIIAFGQNEISMFFIVLMGSLWSILLATSDGVQSVPPIYARAARTMGSAGLHTWYAVVLPASLPFVVSGMKQGWAFAWRSLMAAEIYIIIQKTGVGLGLLLHYGREVHDMAAVAGIMLVIVLIGLVADKIMFSPFERFMHRRWGTAKR; encoded by the coding sequence ATGAAACGAATCGTTCTCTCCACCGTCATTTTCCTGGCCATCACCGGGATCGTGGAAGCGTTGGTGCGCACGCGCGTATGGGATTCCCCGCTCTTTCCCGCTCCTTCGGAAGTCCTGAGTTATCTCGTGCATGCCACCGCCAATGGCGAGCTGTTCGAAGGGAGCTGGGTCACCATGAAGCGCCTGCTGCTGGGGTATTTTGTGAGTTTGGTGGTCGGGCTGCCCCTCGGATTGCTGAACGCCCGTTTTCGCTTTCTCCAAGACACGCTCGGAGTGATCGCCCTTGGCCTGCAAACACTGCCAAGCGTCTGCTGGGCTCCGCTGGCCATCATCGCCTTTGGACAGAATGAGATCTCCATGTTCTTCATCGTTCTCATGGGGTCACTGTGGTCGATTTTGCTGGCCACCTCGGACGGCGTGCAAAGCGTCCCACCCATCTACGCGCGAGCGGCGCGGACCATGGGCAGCGCCGGCCTCCACACCTGGTATGCGGTTGTACTCCCGGCCTCGCTGCCGTTTGTGGTGAGCGGGATGAAGCAGGGGTGGGCTTTCGCCTGGCGCTCGCTCATGGCGGCGGAGATCTACATCATCATCCAGAAAACGGGCGTGGGCCTGGGGCTCCTCCTGCACTACGGACGCGAAGTGCACGACATGGCCGCCGTGGCGGGAATCATGTTGGTGATCGTGCTGATCGGCCTCGTGGCCGACAAGATCATGTTCTCTCCCTTCGAACGCTTCATGCACCGCCGCTGGGGAACAGCCAAGCGCTAG
- the lpxA gene encoding acyl-ACP--UDP-N-acetylglucosamine O-acyltransferase: MTRACSIHPLAIIHPGASLGAGCEIGPFCVIGEHVVLGDGCKLHSHVVIDGHTQLGARNEIFPFASIGLKTQDLKWKGGITRTVIGDDNTFREYVTIHSATSDGEVTSVGSGNHILAYCHIAHNVTLGDRNIMSNVATLAGHVVVEDHAVIGGLAAVHQFCRIGRMSIIGGCSKVVQDVPPFMMADGNPAETRTINKVGLERNGVGVEAQSALKNAYKILFREGLTISNALTRIEAELPALPEVLHLLDFVRKSERGISK, from the coding sequence ATGACTCGCGCCTGCTCCATTCACCCCCTAGCGATCATTCATCCCGGCGCCTCTCTCGGCGCTGGATGTGAGATCGGACCATTCTGTGTGATCGGGGAGCATGTGGTGTTGGGGGATGGCTGCAAGCTGCACTCTCACGTGGTCATTGATGGCCACACCCAACTCGGGGCCCGCAACGAGATATTTCCTTTTGCCTCGATTGGATTGAAGACCCAGGACCTGAAGTGGAAGGGCGGGATCACTCGAACGGTCATCGGGGACGACAACACGTTCCGTGAGTATGTCACCATCCACAGCGCGACGAGTGACGGCGAGGTGACCAGCGTGGGTTCAGGCAACCACATTCTGGCCTACTGCCACATCGCGCACAACGTGACCTTAGGTGATCGCAACATCATGTCCAATGTCGCGACGCTGGCCGGACATGTGGTGGTCGAGGACCATGCCGTGATCGGTGGGCTGGCGGCGGTGCATCAGTTTTGCCGCATCGGGAGGATGTCGATCATCGGGGGCTGTTCCAAAGTGGTTCAGGATGTGCCTCCGTTCATGATGGCCGATGGAAATCCCGCCGAGACCCGCACCATCAACAAGGTGGGGCTGGAGCGGAATGGGGTAGGGGTAGAGGCTCAGAGTGCCCTCAAGAACGCGTATAAGATTTTGTTTCGGGAAGGTTTGACGATCTCGAACGCCTTAACCCGAATCGAGGCCGAGCTGCCTGCGCTGCCAGAGGTGCTGCACTTGCTGGACTTTGTCCGGAAAAGCGAGCGCGGGATTAGTAAGTAA
- the lpxC gene encoding UDP-3-O-[3-hydroxymyristoyl] N-acetylglucosamine deacetylase, translating to MSQQQQTLKQSATYSGVGLHSGNRVTMTILPSPPNTGVRFRRTDLEDKPEVEARVDHVSQTNRSTSLAKGSVKIQTVEHVLAALAGYHIDNAVIEIDANEPPIADGSARDYCRVIQQAGIVPQSERREPYKITAPIEFSQGETTMAIFPHDGFRITCTSADKAGRFTQFYTLEVTPETWQVELAHARTFCFYEEIEYLIKNGLIKGGSLENAVVIREDAVLTTEPLRYPEEFVRHKILDIIGDLSLVGRPIRGHVIAVKPSHSANCELARLIQAQIRKPLQVVQTFAPPPPAEKEKPVAAAPAAASASGGKEMEGIIRDGATLDNMQVMQVLPHRYPFLMVDKVTKIEGNRVVAVKNVTVNEPYFQGHFPGHPIMPGVLQLEAIAQVAGILMLRQAENFGKIAYFMSAESVKWRKPVRPGDVLVIDVELTKSRGKIGKAKGTCLVDGEAVSEADVTFMLVDR from the coding sequence GTGTCACAGCAGCAGCAGACACTTAAGCAAAGTGCAACGTATTCGGGTGTCGGTCTCCATAGCGGAAACCGGGTCACGATGACCATACTTCCCAGTCCCCCCAACACGGGCGTTCGTTTTCGACGCACGGATCTGGAGGATAAGCCGGAGGTGGAAGCGCGCGTGGACCATGTCAGCCAGACCAATCGGTCCACCAGCCTCGCCAAGGGCTCGGTGAAGATCCAAACGGTCGAGCATGTGCTGGCGGCACTCGCGGGATACCACATCGACAACGCGGTTATCGAGATCGATGCCAATGAGCCTCCCATCGCCGACGGAAGCGCCCGAGACTACTGTCGGGTGATCCAGCAGGCGGGCATTGTCCCGCAGAGCGAACGGAGAGAGCCCTATAAGATCACCGCGCCTATCGAGTTCAGCCAAGGTGAGACCACCATGGCGATTTTTCCCCATGACGGGTTCCGCATTACCTGCACCAGCGCCGACAAGGCGGGCCGGTTCACTCAGTTCTACACCTTGGAGGTGACTCCCGAGACCTGGCAGGTCGAGCTGGCTCATGCCCGCACTTTCTGCTTCTACGAGGAAATCGAGTACTTGATCAAGAACGGGCTGATTAAGGGCGGCTCGCTCGAGAATGCGGTCGTGATCCGCGAGGATGCGGTGCTCACCACCGAGCCGTTGCGGTATCCGGAAGAGTTCGTCCGCCACAAGATTCTGGACATCATTGGCGATTTGTCACTCGTCGGACGTCCGATTCGCGGTCATGTCATCGCCGTCAAGCCCAGTCACTCGGCCAACTGCGAACTCGCCCGGCTGATCCAAGCGCAGATTCGCAAGCCTTTGCAGGTGGTTCAAACCTTCGCTCCTCCCCCTCCGGCCGAGAAGGAGAAGCCGGTCGCGGCGGCGCCTGCCGCCGCCAGCGCCTCCGGCGGCAAGGAAATGGAAGGCATCATCCGCGATGGAGCCACCCTCGACAACATGCAGGTCATGCAGGTATTGCCGCATCGTTACCCGTTTCTCATGGTCGACAAGGTGACCAAGATCGAGGGAAACCGGGTAGTGGCGGTGAAGAATGTGACCGTCAACGAACCCTATTTCCAAGGGCACTTCCCCGGACATCCCATCATGCCGGGCGTTCTGCAGTTGGAAGCGATCGCCCAGGTCGCGGGCATTTTGATGCTCCGCCAGGCGGAGAACTTTGGGAAGATAGCTTATTTCATGTCCGCCGAGAGCGTCAAATGGCGCAAGCCGGTTCGCCCCGGGGACGTGTTGGTCATTGATGTAGAATTGACCAAGAGCCGGGGAAAGATCGGCAAGGCCAAGGGAACCTGCCTGGTCGACGGAGAAGCGGTCAGCGAGGCTGACGTAACCTTCATGTTGGTGGACCGATGA